TCACAAAATAGTTACCGCACCTTGCTTCCTGGATCGACCTATATCGCTCCGCCAAGTACGGAATCTCTCAATCCTTTCACCATCAAGGATGAAAAGCTCTTTGAAATCCTACAAACACAGGAAACGACAGCTAAAAATCTTCAAAACCTCTTTCAAGGTCTGGGACGCGATACGGCAAATGAATTGGAAAGCATTCTGATTACTGATAAACTATCTACTTTCCGAAATTTTTTCAATCAAGAAACCAAACCATGCTTGACTGAGACTTCCTTCAGTCCAGTTCCTTTTGCAAATCAGATGGGAGAGCCTTTTGCCAGTCTTTCTGATTTATTGGACACCTACTATAAGGATAAGGCTGAACGCGACCGCGTCAAACAGCAAGCCAGTGAACTCATTCGTCGTGTTGAAAATGAACTTCAAAAAAATCGACATAAGCTAAAAAAACAAGAAAAAGAGTTACTAGCGACAGACAATGCTGAAGAATTTCGCCAAAAAGGAGAATTGCTGACAACCTTCCTCCACCAAGTGCCTAACGACCAAGACCAGGTTATCCTAGACAATTACTACACTAATCAACCTATCACCATTGCGCTTGATAAGGCCCTGACTCCCAACCAGAATGCCCAACGCTATTTTAAACGTTACCAGAAACTCAAAGAAGCTGTCAAATACTTGACTGATCTGATTGAAGAAACAAAGGCAACCATTCTCTATCTGGAAAGTGTCGAAACTGTCCTCAACCAAGCTGGACTGGAAGAAATCGCTGAAATTCGTGAAGAATTGATTCAAACTGGCTTTATCCGTAGAAGACAGCGAGAAAAAATCCAGAAACGAAAAAAACCAGAACAGTATCTGGCGAGCGATGGCAAAACCATCATCTATGTTGGCCGCAATAACCTGCAAAATGAGGAACTAACCTTTAAAATGGCCCGCAAGGAGGAACTTTGGTTCCATGCCAAAGACATTCCTGGAAGCCATGTTGTCATCTCAGGCAATCTTGACCCATCTGATGAAGTCAAGACAGACGCAGCAGAGCTGGCCGCCTATTTCTCTCAAGGTCGCCTGTCAAATCTGGTTCAGGTAGATATGATTGAAGTCAAAAAACTCAATAAACCAACCGGTGGAAAACCTGGCTTTGTCACTTACACAGGACAAAAGACCCTCCGTGTCACACCAGATCCAGAAAAAATTGCATCCATGAAAAAATCCTGATTTTACTTGAAATCAGGATTTTTAACTTGTTTACTTACTAATCATTAAAAAAATCAAGAACAGATTGATTGCAGTTTACTTCAGAGACTCTTTTACTTCCTTGCGTAGATTTTCTAGACTACTAATGCCGTATTTGTCCATGACTTTGGGCAGATTTTCAATAATATCAGGACAGGCATAAGGATTGGTAAAGTTGGCTGTTCCAACTCCGATAGCAGAGGCACCAGCCAGATACATTTCTAGGGCAGCTTCTGCTGAATCCACTCCCCCCATTCCAATGATAGGCAGGTCTGTTGTTTGGGCAACTTGTCGGATGAGTTTGAGGGCTACTGGAAAGACTGCTGGACCAGACATTCCACCTGTTCCATTGGCCAAGATTGGTTTTCTGGTTTTGAGGTCAAAACGCATTCCAACCAGAGTATTGATCATGGTTAAGCCACTTGCTCCTGCATCCTCTACTGCCTTTGCGACAGTAACGATATCGGTCACACTAGGAGTTAGTTTGACATAAACTGGTACATCAGAGGCTTCCACAGCTGCTTTCACCACATCATAAGCCAGATCAGGGTCTTGACCAATCAAGAGTCCATGATTACAGTGATCTACGTTAGGGCAAGAAATATTGAGCTCAATAGCCTTTACATTAGCTGCCTTGGAAATACCACTAGAAACAACTGCATACTCTTGTTTTGAAAAACCAGCTACATTGGCGATAATAGGAAGATTTGGATACTCTCTTTCTAGCCAAGGTAATTTTTCAGCCAAAACAACTTCCAAACCAGGATTTTGCAAACCGATTGCATTGAGCATACCTGCAGGCGTCTCTGCCACCCTTGGAGTAGGATTGCCAAAACGAGGTTCAAGGGTCGTCGCCTTAATCATAATGGAGCCCAAAAGGTCTAAATCATAGTACTTGGCATACTCTTGGCCAAAACCAAAACAGCCTGATGCTGGAATGATGGGATTTTTCAAATCCAAGCCAGGTAGAGAAACTTGTAAACGATTTGTAGTCATGATTTTCTCCTTATAATACAACTGTTCCTGTACGGAAAACAGGGCCATCTTCACAGACGCGTTGGCTGACCGTCTCGCTTTCTGGCACTTTTAGGACACAGGCATAGCAGGCCCCCATCCCACAAGCCATACGAGATTCCAGAGACAAATAGGCCCTTGGATGGTCATAAAAGGTTTGATTGATATACTTCATCATTCCAGGTGCCCCACATGAGTAAACAGCATCAAACTGACTATCTAAATCCTTGATAACAACGGAAACATTTCCCTTGATACCATAAGAACCATCATCTGTCGTTACAAAGACTTGACCATATTGAGCTAATTCCGTCTCTAAAATAACAGCATCCTTGTTGGCAAAACCGAGAACTGTCACTACTTTCACCCCAAGCGCATGCAATTCCTTAGCCACCTCAAGCAAGGGCGGAACACCAATCCCCCCACCAACAAGGAGAACTTGGCTCTGACTGCCTAGGTCAGACAAGTCAAAACCATTCCCCTGAGGTCCCATCACATCAAGAGTATCTCCCTGACTTAAGGTTGAAAAAATAGCAGTCCCAGCTCCCTCAATCCGATAAATGAGGTGACACTGCTTGTTTACCTTATCAATAGACGAAATTGAAATAGGACGGCGCAAGAGATGGGCATCATCAGGCACACGTAGATGAAGAAATTGGCCTGCTCTCATAGCTTCAACCATTTCCCCTTCTAGGACTAATTCAAAAATTGCTGGCGCGATTTCCTCTTGTGCAACCACCTTCATGGTTTCCAATCGAATGGCACCCAAGCGTTTCTTACATGTGGGATTCATGACTTTTCCTCCTTAAATTTTAAGGGGACCAGACAAAGAAAAGACCTTGCTAGTGCAAGGCCTCAGTTAAAATCGTACAACACAAGAGAGCACACTCAAAAAGTCCCCTCTAGAAAATTGTACTATTCTTTTATCTGACACCTTGTGAGTCTCTCTGGACTCCCCTTAAAGGTTAAATTTTTACTAGTATACTCTTTCAACCAAAAAAAGTCAAGTAGAAAACGAACATTCCACTTGACTTCACGAAATTATTTTTCACGAATGACTTCGACCTTGTATCCATCAGGGTCTTTGACAAAGTAATAGTTTGGTACAGTTCCTGGTAGACCACTTGGCTCAGTCACTTCATAACCTTTTGCACTGTGCTCTTGATGAAGAGCTTCAAGATCAGGTGTACTGAGGGCGATATGGGCAAACCCATCTCCAACCACATAAGGACCGTGATCGTAGTTATAAGTCAACTCCAACTCATAGTCGTCACCTTCAAGTCCTAGGTAGACAATCGTGAAGGCATGATCTGGAAAATCTCTGCGACGCAATTCTTTAAAACCAAAAGCATCTTGATAAAATGCGATTGATTTTTCAAGA
Above is a genomic segment from Streptococcus sp. SN-1 containing:
- the pavA gene encoding Rqc2 family fibronectin-binding protein PavA, with translation MSFDGFFLHHMVEELRRELVNGRIQKINQPFEQELVLQIRSNRQSHRLLLSAHPVFGRIQLTQTTFENPAQPSTFIMVLRKYLQGALIESIEQVENDRIVEITVSNKNEIGDHIQATLIIEIMGKHSNILLVDKSSHKILEVIKHVGFSQNSYRTLLPGSTYIAPPSTESLNPFTIKDEKLFEILQTQETTAKNLQNLFQGLGRDTANELESILITDKLSTFRNFFNQETKPCLTETSFSPVPFANQMGEPFASLSDLLDTYYKDKAERDRVKQQASELIRRVENELQKNRHKLKKQEKELLATDNAEEFRQKGELLTTFLHQVPNDQDQVILDNYYTNQPITIALDKALTPNQNAQRYFKRYQKLKEAVKYLTDLIEETKATILYLESVETVLNQAGLEEIAEIREELIQTGFIRRRQREKIQKRKKPEQYLASDGKTIIYVGRNNLQNEELTFKMARKEELWFHAKDIPGSHVVISGNLDPSDEVKTDAAELAAYFSQGRLSNLVQVDMIEVKKLNKPTGGKPGFVTYTGQKTLRVTPDPEKIASMKKS
- a CDS encoding dihydroorotate dehydrogenase, with product MALFSVQEQLYYKEKIMTTNRLQVSLPGLDLKNPIIPASGCFGFGQEYAKYYDLDLLGSIMIKATTLEPRFGNPTPRVAETPAGMLNAIGLQNPGLEVVLAEKLPWLEREYPNLPIIANVAGFSKQEYAVVSSGISKAANVKAIELNISCPNVDHCNHGLLIGQDPDLAYDVVKAAVEASDVPVYVKLTPSVTDIVTVAKAVEDAGASGLTMINTLVGMRFDLKTRKPILANGTGGMSGPAVFPVALKLIRQVAQTTDLPIIGMGGVDSAEAALEMYLAGASAIGVGTANFTNPYACPDIIENLPKVMDKYGISSLENLRKEVKESLK
- a CDS encoding dihydroorotate dehydrogenase electron transfer subunit, translated to MNPTCKKRLGAIRLETMKVVAQEEIAPAIFELVLEGEMVEAMRAGQFLHLRVPDDAHLLRRPISISSIDKVNKQCHLIYRIEGAGTAIFSTLSQGDTLDVMGPQGNGFDLSDLGSQSQVLLVGGGIGVPPLLEVAKELHALGVKVVTVLGFANKDAVILETELAQYGQVFVTTDDGSYGIKGNVSVVIKDLDSQFDAVYSCGAPGMMKYINQTFYDHPRAYLSLESRMACGMGACYACVLKVPESETVSQRVCEDGPVFRTGTVVL
- a CDS encoding VOC family protein, producing MASKMLHTCLRVENLEKSIAFYQDAFGFKELRRRDFPDHAFTIVYLGLEGDDYELELTYNYDHGPYVVGDGFAHIALSTPDLEALHQEHSAKGYEVTEPSGLPGTVPNYYFVKDPDGYKVEVIREK